A genomic window from Cytobacillus suaedae includes:
- a CDS encoding DUF3048 domain-containing protein, whose product MKHKMFCFLIALLILSTGCSKQQEVVKVEPEIETEEKDVVEEETEADPPEQVFDHTYPLTGIGTNDSVDYRAVAVTVNNHPKARPQTGLHKADIIYEVLAEGNVTRFVAIYQSEKAEIIGPVRSARDYFIDLSKGFNAFYIAHGWSPKAKQMLESGKVDNINGLFYDGTLFWRSKDRKAPHNSYISFENIEKGAEKKNYDLTVKPKSYTFLTEEDIANLDGDASNHVTIAYDSSKTWKVEYNYDSQSEKYNRYSAEVQTVDKESKSPVLLDNIFIVEMDHKVIDKAGRRDINLTSGGKGWLLQKGLKTEVEWKNVEGRIIPFKDGTEIGFVPGKTWINIVPTLKAVTFDEN is encoded by the coding sequence ATGAAACATAAAATGTTCTGTTTTTTAATTGCGCTACTGATACTTAGTACTGGATGCAGCAAACAACAAGAAGTAGTAAAAGTTGAGCCGGAGATTGAAACTGAAGAGAAAGACGTGGTTGAAGAAGAAACTGAGGCTGATCCTCCTGAACAGGTATTTGATCACACATACCCTCTTACAGGAATAGGAACAAATGATAGTGTCGATTATCGTGCAGTAGCGGTTACAGTGAATAATCATCCAAAAGCAAGACCACAGACAGGATTACATAAAGCGGATATTATCTATGAGGTTCTAGCTGAAGGAAATGTCACACGTTTTGTAGCGATTTATCAAAGTGAAAAGGCTGAGATTATAGGACCAGTTAGAAGTGCAAGGGACTACTTCATAGACTTATCGAAAGGCTTTAATGCTTTCTACATCGCTCATGGATGGAGCCCTAAGGCAAAACAAATGCTAGAATCTGGAAAAGTTGACAATATAAATGGGCTCTTTTATGATGGTACACTTTTCTGGCGGTCAAAGGATAGAAAAGCCCCTCATAATTCTTATATCTCTTTTGAAAATATTGAAAAGGGTGCTGAAAAGAAGAACTATGACCTTACAGTAAAACCAAAATCCTATACCTTCCTCACTGAAGAGGATATAGCGAATCTAGATGGTGATGCTTCTAATCATGTCACGATTGCCTATGATTCAAGTAAGACGTGGAAAGTAGAATATAACTACGATTCACAATCAGAAAAATACAACCGCTATAGTGCTGAAGTTCAAACGGTTGATAAAGAGAGTAAGTCACCAGTTTTATTAGACAATATTTTTATTGTTGAAATGGACCATAAAGTAATCGATAAGGCAGGCCGAAGAGACATAAATTTAACCTCGGGTGGAAAAGGATGGCTTTTACAAAAAGGGTTAAAGACAGAGGTTGAATGGAAAAATGTCGAAGGAAGAATTATTCCATTCAAAGACGGTACAGAAATTGGATTCGTTCCGGGTAAAACCTGGATTAATATAGTACCTACTTTAAAAGCTGTTACATTTGATGAAAATTAA
- a CDS encoding adenine deaminase, with protein MLDQRYRWKNKQLREHVAVLDGKKSPSLLLQNATYLNQALRKWITANIWIYEDRIVYVGDLLPGQTENCEIMDCDGLYLVPGYIEPHAHPFQLYNPHSFAQYVSQTGTTTLINDNMMLALQLSKKKAFSFLREMRTIPVTMYWWCRFDPQTEILDEEDVFSHSNIKSWLEHDAVLQGGELTGWPKLLDGDDLMLHWIQEAKRMRKQIEGHFPGASEKTLAKLKLLGADCDHESMTGKDVLNRLLQGYTTSLRYSSIRPDLPVLLDEMHELGIDQYDRLIMTTDGSTPSFHEEGVVDKMIKIAIDKGVPLIDAYNMATLNIARHYNIEYLHGSIATGRVANINFLEAKDQPTPLSVLAKGKWVKKNGESVSAFHDVDWVSHDLSLLDLNFELTMDDLQFSMPFGLSMENAVIIKPYSITIDVSNDDISMKHDESFLMLIDRKGKWRINTVIKGFATHVSGFASSFSNTGDIILIGKNKNDMLLAFNHMKEIGGGIVLAEDDTIIHEIPLKLAGVMSNKKVEEIIEEEKALTALLRERGYSFSDPIYTLLFLSSTHLPYIRITPQGIYDVMNKIVLFPSIMR; from the coding sequence ATGCTAGATCAACGCTATCGCTGGAAAAATAAACAACTAAGAGAACATGTTGCCGTTTTAGATGGAAAGAAGTCACCTTCTCTTTTGTTACAAAATGCTACCTATCTAAATCAGGCACTACGAAAGTGGATAACGGCAAACATTTGGATTTATGAAGATCGTATTGTCTATGTTGGTGACCTGCTTCCTGGGCAAACTGAGAACTGTGAAATCATGGATTGTGATGGTTTATATCTAGTTCCAGGCTATATTGAACCACATGCTCATCCTTTTCAGTTATATAATCCCCACTCATTTGCTCAATATGTATCACAAACTGGGACAACTACTCTTATCAACGATAATATGATGCTAGCCTTACAGTTATCAAAAAAGAAAGCGTTTTCTTTTTTGCGGGAGATGAGAACAATACCTGTTACGATGTATTGGTGGTGTCGCTTTGATCCTCAGACTGAGATTCTTGATGAGGAGGATGTGTTCTCACATAGTAATATTAAATCGTGGCTTGAGCATGATGCTGTGTTACAGGGTGGAGAATTAACTGGGTGGCCGAAGTTACTAGATGGAGATGACTTAATGCTTCACTGGATTCAGGAAGCCAAAAGAATGCGCAAACAAATCGAAGGGCATTTTCCAGGTGCTTCTGAAAAAACGTTAGCCAAACTTAAATTATTAGGTGCGGACTGTGACCATGAATCGATGACCGGTAAAGATGTGTTAAATCGGCTATTACAGGGGTACACTACATCTCTTCGGTATTCATCAATAAGACCAGACCTACCAGTTTTATTAGATGAAATGCATGAGTTAGGTATTGATCAATATGATCGTTTGATAATGACTACAGATGGTTCCACACCTTCTTTTCATGAAGAAGGCGTAGTTGATAAAATGATAAAGATCGCAATAGATAAAGGTGTACCACTCATAGATGCTTATAATATGGCAACATTAAATATTGCTAGACATTATAATATTGAATACTTACATGGAAGTATTGCAACGGGCCGAGTAGCTAATATTAACTTTCTAGAGGCAAAAGATCAGCCAACCCCTCTTTCGGTTCTTGCTAAAGGAAAATGGGTAAAGAAAAATGGAGAATCTGTATCAGCGTTTCATGATGTTGACTGGGTTAGTCATGATTTGAGTTTACTAGATTTAAATTTCGAGCTCACAATGGACGACCTCCAATTTTCAATGCCATTTGGATTATCCATGGAAAATGCAGTCATTATAAAACCTTACTCGATCACAATTGATGTATCAAATGATGATATTTCTATGAAGCATGATGAAAGTTTCTTAATGTTAATTGACAGAAAAGGAAAATGGCGAATTAATACGGTTATCAAAGGTTTTGCAACCCATGTATCAGGTTTTGCAAGTTCCTTTTCAAATACGGGGGATATTATCCTAATTGGAAAGAATAAAAACGATATGCTCCTAGCGTTCAACCATATGAAAGAAATTGGAGGAGGCATTGTTCTTGCAGAGGACGATACCATTATTCATGAAATACCATTAAAACTAGCAGGGGTCATGTCTAATAAAAAGGTAGAAGAAATAATAGAAGAAGAAAAAGCGTTAACAGCTTTACTGCGAGAAAGGGGTTATTCATTCTCAGACCCAATTTATACTCTGTTGTTTTTATCATCTACTCACCTACCTTATATTAGAATTACACCACAAGGAATTTATGATGTTATGAATAAAATTGTACTCTTTCCGTCAATAATGCGTTAA
- a CDS encoding DUF2892 domain-containing protein — MRPNIGIVNALVRITCGFTMLAWATSKLVKRPWNSFSYIVVAMLGGMKVGEGITRFCPLTALFENYQENKQEEKQEETVINPT; from the coding sequence ATGAGACCAAATATCGGAATCGTAAATGCACTCGTTAGAATTACATGTGGCTTTACCATGCTTGCTTGGGCAACCTCTAAGCTTGTAAAACGTCCATGGAACAGCTTCTCCTACATCGTAGTAGCTATGCTTGGTGGAATGAAAGTAGGCGAAGGAATCACCAGATTCTGCCCCCTAACAGCACTATTTGAAAACTACCAAGAAAACAAGCAAGAAGAAAAACAAGAAGAAACAGTAATCAACCCAACCTAA
- the purH gene encoding bifunctional phosphoribosylaminoimidazolecarboxamide formyltransferase/IMP cyclohydrolase — protein MAIKRALVSVSDKNGIVPFVKELAAAGVEIISTGGTKKTLEENGVKVIGISEVTGFPEMLDGRVKTLHPMIHGGLLGMRTNPDHVKQMQEHNITPIDLVVVNLYPFQQTIAKPNVEFEDAIENIDIGGPSMLRSAAKNHQDVTVVVDPTDYQVVLKETIENGEVSAATKMRLAAKVFRHTAAYDALIAEYLTNAVGEESPEKLTVTFEKKQDLRYGENPHQAATFYKKPLGSSFSIAAASQLHGKELSFNNINDANAALQVVREFTEPAAVAIKHMNPCGVGVGENIGQAFTKAYDADSTSIFGGIIALNREVDCETALKMHEIFLEVIIAPSFTTEALEVLTAKKNLRLLTIDFSANQKVEDRLMSIQGGLLVQDDDLFTLEDATIAIPTKREPTEKEWADLKLAWKVVKHVKSNAIVLAQDSMTVGVGAGQMNRVGAANIAISQAGERAKGSALASDAFFPMDDTVEAAAKAGVTAIIQPGGSIRDEDSIKKADEYGITMVFTGVRHFKH, from the coding sequence AATGGTGTCAAGGTAATCGGTATATCAGAGGTAACAGGATTTCCTGAAATGCTAGATGGTCGTGTCAAAACATTACATCCGATGATTCACGGTGGATTACTTGGAATGCGTACTAATCCTGATCATGTAAAACAAATGCAAGAGCATAATATTACACCAATCGATTTGGTTGTTGTAAATCTTTATCCATTCCAACAAACGATTGCAAAGCCTAATGTAGAATTTGAAGACGCAATTGAAAATATTGATATCGGTGGACCAAGCATGCTTCGTTCGGCTGCTAAAAATCATCAAGATGTAACGGTTGTTGTAGACCCAACTGATTATCAAGTCGTTTTAAAAGAGACAATCGAAAATGGTGAGGTCTCAGCAGCAACGAAAATGAGGCTTGCTGCGAAAGTGTTCCGTCATACAGCAGCTTATGATGCATTAATTGCGGAATATTTAACGAATGCTGTTGGAGAAGAGAGTCCAGAAAAACTAACGGTTACTTTTGAGAAAAAACAAGACCTTCGCTATGGTGAAAACCCTCATCAAGCAGCTACATTTTATAAGAAACCATTAGGATCAAGCTTTTCAATTGCGGCTGCAAGTCAGTTACATGGCAAGGAATTATCTTTTAACAACATTAATGATGCGAATGCTGCATTACAAGTGGTTCGTGAATTCACAGAGCCTGCAGCTGTAGCTATTAAACATATGAATCCATGTGGTGTGGGTGTTGGTGAAAACATTGGTCAAGCATTTACGAAAGCTTATGATGCAGATTCAACTTCGATCTTCGGTGGAATTATTGCTCTTAATCGTGAAGTAGACTGTGAAACAGCATTAAAAATGCACGAAATCTTCTTAGAAGTGATTATTGCACCATCTTTTACAACCGAGGCACTTGAAGTACTAACAGCTAAGAAAAATCTTAGATTGTTAACAATTGACTTTTCAGCTAATCAAAAAGTAGAAGACCGTTTAATGTCTATCCAAGGCGGACTTCTTGTTCAGGATGATGACTTGTTTACACTAGAGGATGCAACAATCGCTATCCCAACTAAGCGAGAGCCAACAGAAAAGGAATGGGCTGATCTTAAGCTTGCGTGGAAAGTAGTTAAGCATGTTAAATCAAATGCAATTGTATTAGCACAAGACTCAATGACTGTAGGAGTAGGTGCTGGTCAAATGAACCGTGTAGGAGCAGCAAACATCGCCATTTCCCAAGCGGGTGAAAGAGCAAAAGGCTCAGCACTTGCATCAGATGCCTTCTTCCCAATGGATGACACCGTTGAAGCAGCAGCAAAAGCTGGTGTAACAGCAATTATCCAACCAGGAGGATCCATCCGAGATGAAGACTCTATTAAAAAAGCCGATGAATACGGAATCACAATGGTATTTACTGGAGTGCGTCACTTTAAACATTAA
- a CDS encoding heptaprenylglyceryl phosphate synthase, which yields MYDFREWRHVFKLDPNKEIDDDQLEKICESGTDAIIVGGSDGVSLDNVLSLMSRIRRYTVPCVLEVSTIDSVTPGFDLYFIPTVLNSNDTRWITGLHHEAVKQFGDIMNWDEIVVEGYCILNEDCKAAKLTNANTNLEIDDIIAYSRMAEKFYNLPIFYLEYSGTYGDEAVVKKVKGSLENTKLFYGGGISTSEQAAAMGDIADTIVVGNIIYSDLNTALKTVQAVKKTSL from the coding sequence ATGTACGATTTTAGAGAGTGGCGACATGTGTTTAAGCTCGATCCAAATAAAGAAATAGATGACGATCAATTGGAAAAGATATGTGAGTCTGGTACGGATGCAATTATTGTAGGTGGAAGTGATGGTGTATCTCTTGATAATGTTCTTAGCCTTATGTCAAGAATACGCCGATACACGGTCCCATGTGTATTAGAAGTTTCTACAATCGATTCCGTTACACCTGGATTTGATCTGTATTTTATTCCAACTGTTTTAAATAGTAATGACACTAGATGGATTACAGGACTTCATCATGAAGCCGTAAAACAGTTTGGTGATATTATGAACTGGGATGAAATTGTAGTTGAAGGCTACTGCATCCTAAATGAGGATTGTAAGGCAGCAAAGCTTACCAATGCAAATACTAATTTAGAAATAGATGATATTATTGCTTATAGTAGGATGGCAGAAAAGTTCTATAATCTTCCTATTTTCTATCTGGAATATAGTGGGACATATGGAGATGAAGCAGTTGTTAAAAAGGTAAAAGGTAGCCTTGAAAACACGAAGTTATTTTACGGCGGGGGCATTTCAACGAGTGAACAAGCAGCAGCAATGGGAGATATTGCTGACACAATTGTAGTCGGTAACATCATTTACAGTGATTTAAACACAGCTTTAAAAACAGTGCAAGCTGTTAAAAAGACAAGTTTGTAA
- the purD gene encoding phosphoribosylamine--glycine ligase translates to MKILIIGRGGREHTIAWKVSQSEKVQQIFVAPGNDGMKNVASLVDIDETDLDQLVMFAKKEEIDLTIVGPEVPLTQGVVNRFEEQGLLIFGPSKEAAIIEGSKTFSKNLMKKYDIPTAEYEAFTSYNDAKAYIEKKGTPIVLKADGLAAGKGVVVAMTLEEALQSLHEMMEEAKFGEASSKVVIEEFLEGEEFSLMAFVRGTKVYPMVISQDHKRAYDNDEGPNTGGMGAYSPVPQISEEVVAGAVKTILEPTVKAMSQEGRAFTGILYAGLIYTATGPKVIEFNARFGDPETQVVLPRLENDLVDVILRLLNDQEVTLSWSPNAVLGVVLAAEGYPNGYKKGAVIQGLETLDKETLEFHAATTNDSGLIKTNGGRVLVIASSGETIAEAKAKVYKELEKITCDELFYRKDIGYRAISPVSFS, encoded by the coding sequence ATGAAAATCTTAATTATTGGCCGTGGTGGACGTGAGCATACAATTGCCTGGAAAGTTTCACAAAGCGAAAAGGTTCAACAAATCTTTGTGGCACCAGGAAATGATGGAATGAAGAATGTTGCCTCCTTAGTTGATATCGATGAAACAGACCTAGACCAACTAGTCATGTTTGCGAAAAAAGAAGAAATCGATTTAACCATTGTTGGTCCAGAAGTACCTCTTACTCAAGGTGTTGTAAATCGTTTTGAAGAGCAAGGCTTGCTTATCTTTGGCCCATCAAAAGAAGCTGCGATTATTGAGGGAAGTAAAACATTTTCAAAAAATCTAATGAAAAAATATGATATTCCTACTGCAGAGTATGAAGCATTTACCTCTTATAATGATGCGAAAGCCTACATTGAAAAGAAGGGTACCCCAATTGTACTAAAAGCCGATGGACTTGCTGCAGGGAAAGGTGTCGTTGTGGCAATGACACTTGAAGAAGCACTACAAAGCCTGCATGAAATGATGGAAGAAGCTAAGTTTGGTGAAGCGAGCTCTAAAGTTGTCATAGAAGAGTTCTTAGAGGGGGAAGAATTTTCTCTAATGGCTTTCGTGCGCGGAACGAAGGTGTACCCAATGGTTATATCTCAAGACCATAAGCGAGCTTATGACAATGATGAAGGGCCGAATACGGGGGGAATGGGAGCATACTCACCGGTACCACAGATTTCTGAGGAAGTAGTTGCAGGAGCCGTTAAAACTATTTTAGAACCGACGGTTAAAGCTATGTCTCAGGAGGGGAGAGCTTTCACTGGGATTTTGTACGCAGGGCTAATCTACACCGCTACTGGACCTAAGGTAATTGAATTCAATGCTCGCTTCGGAGATCCGGAAACACAAGTTGTCTTACCTAGACTTGAAAACGACCTAGTTGACGTCATTTTACGATTATTAAATGATCAAGAGGTTACATTATCGTGGTCACCAAACGCTGTGCTAGGAGTAGTCCTTGCAGCGGAAGGCTATCCAAACGGATATAAAAAAGGCGCTGTTATTCAAGGTCTAGAAACATTAGATAAAGAAACACTCGAATTTCATGCAGCTACAACTAATGATTCAGGCTTAATTAAAACAAATGGTGGTCGTGTATTGGTTATTGCTTCAAGCGGTGAAACCATTGCTGAAGCAAAAGCAAAGGTTTATAAAGAGCTGGAAAAAATCACATGCGATGAATTGTTCTATCGTAAAGACATCGGGTATCGTGCTATCTCACCCGTTTCTTTTTCCTAA